One window of Gavia stellata isolate bGavSte3 chromosome Z, bGavSte3.hap2, whole genome shotgun sequence genomic DNA carries:
- the SMARCA2 gene encoding probable global transcription activator SNF2L2 isoform X2 — translation MKRLAARCFAGLLILSPLTVISDSRPADSGKAIEDGNLEEMEEEVRLKKRKRRRNVDKDSGKEDGEKAKKRRGRPPAEKLSPNPPKLTKQMNAIIDTVINYKDSSGRQLSEVFIQLPSRKELPEYYELIRKPVDFKKIKERIRNHKYRSLGDLEKDVMLLCHNAQTFNLEGSQIYEDSIVLQSVFKSARQKIAKEEESEDESNDDEEDDEEEESESESKSVKVKIKLNKKDEKSREKGKGKKRQSRAKAKPVVSDDDSDEDQDENDQSEASGSDDE, via the exons ATGAAGAGACTAGCAGCTCGCTGCTTTGCTGGCTTGTTAATTTTATCCCCACTAACTGTGATTTCCGATAGCCGGCCTGCTGATAGTGGTAAG GCAATTGAAGACGGCAATTtggaagaaatggaagaggaagtCCGGCTTAAAAAACGGAAGAGACGAAGAAACGTGGATAAAGATTCTGggaaggaggatggagagaaagcaaagaaaagaagaggcagaCCTCCTGCAGAGAAGTTGTCACCCAACCCACCCAAACTGACAAAACAAATGAATGCTATCATTGATACTGTGATAAACTACAAGGATAG TTCAGGACGGCAGCTAAGTGAAGTCTTCATTCAGCTCCCATCTAGGAAGGAATTGCCAGAGTACTATGAATTGATTAGGAAACCGGTGGACTTCAAAAAGATAAAG GAAAGAATTCGCAACCATAAGTATCGGAGTCTTGGAGACTTGGAGAAAGATGTCATGTTGCTGTGTCACAATGCTCAGACATTCAATTTGGAGGGATCGCAG ATCTATGAGGATTCCATTGTTCTTCAGTCTGTGTTCAAAAGTGCACGACAGAAGATtgccaaagaagaagaaagtgaggATGAAAGCAATGATGAcgaagaagatgatgaagaagaagaatcagaatcAGAAT CAAAATCAGTGAAAGTCAAAATCAAGCTAAATAAGAAGGATGAAAAAAGTcgtgagaaaggaaaaggcaagaaGAGACAAAGCCGAGCAAAAGCCAAGCCTGTCGTGAGTGATGATGATAGTGATGAGGATCAAGATGAAAAT GACCAGTCGGAAGCAAGCGGAAGTGATGATGAGTGA